The Branchiostoma floridae strain S238N-H82 chromosome 18, Bfl_VNyyK, whole genome shotgun sequence DNA window CACCAAAGAACCAATTTGCCCAACTTTGTGCAGTGGTCTATCAGCTCTACCTGCCTAACTATTGTAGTATACGAATCGGTGTTCCAGAGTAGGTTGCGTTTTGCCATATCTTGACATGACACTAGTGCCTATGTactctgttttctttctgtatatatatagagacGGGCAAGTCCATCTTGCATGTCTGATAATCTGCCTAACTATTGTAGCATGTGAATCAGCATTCCGGAGAAGGATTTGTTCGGTCGTATCTTGACGTGACAGCAAGTGGCGACTATGGCATAGACAGGAAGTGGGCTTCTCTTCAGAGCTTGCCTAACTGTGTGCAGAGTCTGTTCTGTCAGCTCTGTCTGCCTAACTATCGTAGCGTGTGGATCAGCATTTTGCAGAGAGGTTGCTTTAAAACTTAAATGGCTGTATCTTGACATGACAGTGCCTATATTCTCTGTTATTTTCTGTATAATATATAGACGGGAAGTCTATCTTGCTTGTCTATCTGCCTAACTATTGCACCCAGACACGATGCTGGGGATTGAGCTCTATCTGCCTAACTATTGTAGCATTTGGATCAGCATTGCAGAGAAGGTAGCGTTGGGCCGTATCTTAACATGACAGTGCCTTATATACtctattttctttctgtatatatatatatatatatatatagacaggAAGTGGACTTCTCTTCAGTGTTTGCAAAGTCTATCTTGCATGTCTATCTGCCTAACTATTGAGAATTTCAGAGAAGGTTGCATTTGGTCGTATCTTAACATGACAGCCAGTGGCGTGTAGTACTACATGATACATAAACAGGAGGTTAATTTGCCTGCATATGTGCTCTTGTGCTCTTAGCTCTATCTGCCTAACTATTGTAGCGTGTGGATGAGCATTCCGGAGAAGGTAGCATTGGGCCGTATCTTGACATTCTCCTTGACGCGGAGCCAGACGCGATCCCGGGGGTTGAGCTGCAGGTACAGGGAGTTGCTGGTCATGGCGTGGCCAGACATGTTCATGCcctgctggggaggggggcagaacaCAAAAGTTTAGGATTCCAATCGAAGGACATGTTCCAATGTTCAAGGTCATGAACTTCAAGGCACAAGGTTTGCCCTGACTGAGCACTATTGTGCAATGTTCTGAATGATACcctactggggaggggggcagaacaCAAAAGTTTAGGATTCCAATCGAAGGACGTGTTCCAAAGGTCAAGGTCGTAAACTTCAAGGCACGGCTCTTCAATAAAGATTTGCCCTGACCAAATGTTGTAGAGGGCTGAAGTTTCACATGTATGATGATGGCGTGGCCGGACATGTTCATGCcctgctggggaggggggcagaacaCAGAGGTTTAGGATTCCAACTGAAGAACATTTTCCCAAGGTCAACTTGACACTAATGCATTTCAATAAAGATTTGCCCTGACCCTCTATTGTAGAATACCCTGCTGGGGAGGGggacagaaaacaaaagtttagGATTCCAATTCAAGGGTATTTTCCAAAGGTCAAGGACATGAAGTTCAAGGCAATTCAATAAAGATTTGCCCTAAAACACTTTTTTGGAAGGACAAAGTTTCACAGGTATATGTATGATGATACATGAACATATCGTCTCTGTAGGTCAATGAATTAAGTCTAAACCTTTGATATGTCGATGAAAGTTTGACAGACGAGTATATAATTAAGATATGCCAAGTAacagttaatcaagcaactgaatGTGAGTTTTGGCAAATCCTATTTGTTTCCAAAATAAATGATGTTTGGCGAATCCTCTATAGTTCCTCTTTTAGGACTCTATAACTCACTTTTGTCCAGGATTCCAGAATGACATATccatgaaaattttttttttttaaattttggaaacggcccaaaattgatgcgcacgcggatgtcatcaacatggcctaaaacaACTCCAATGACCGGCAAAGGACATACCTGCAGGGACACGATGGTGACGCCGTTTCTGACCAGCTGGACCGGTTCGTACTGGTTCTCCGGGTGCTCGCACAGAACGTGGAACGTGAAGAAGTAGATGCCGGGCTTCTCTGACGTGAAGCTGTGGCCATCAAAACCTGCAATAACAAATGGGATCCACCTCAGATGAAGTCAATTTTAGGATGTTTTTATTTTCCTGGGAATACTGAagatgcagaaatatttgcagtggttttatgtttgcatttttttttgctgtggctGCCTCACTGCGAACTCggaaccaccgcgaacatttccaTTATAATTTGTAGTATGTGCATGGCGCTACTGCAAACACAAatccactgcaaacactccaatTTTCTTGCTGCCGTGAAATAAACCCCGtcaacataaatgcatttacagtagatataTCTTAATCTTTAGATTACTTTCTTTTCCATACACAATGTGTTCCTTAATTGTTATTCCGATATTTCCAGACAAGCATCTTTCTTAGTTAATCTTTTTGTCAGGTTTACTGAGTGCAGCAGTTGAGTAGTAGAGTATCATCTTACTCCTTTCTTGACGTTTCATGCATATTCTTCGGACCACAAGTTTTTTGCTAAAAATgctgactgtttccaaattcAAGAAAACGTAATATTCAATATCTACATAAAAGATCAATAGTTCCATGTTATGATTTTAGCCTTGTTAAACCTTGTACAGTTAAGAACTTCTAGAATACTTCTTGCCCATTGCTTGTGTACGACAGCTTTGGTTAGTTGAAGACAAGAGAGCAACCATTGATTCCTTGTTGCCATCCAGTAAGGGAAAAAGGACACTGTCATAGCAAAGATCAGCATGTCACTGGAGAGACTACTATAATTACTTTCCATTTAATGCCCATTTGGACTTCATTTCTGCATGCCCCCTAACATGCTGCAGACACAGTAAGAAGAATGCATGTACCCCAGCTTTCTGTCagtaaggccatattgatttgattatatggatgacatccgtgcgttCATCAGTTTTTTTCCGTCCTTAGGAAAAgcaagttttcaaccatattaTACTTTTATAGATAGTACAAAGTAGCTGTAAAATGCTgtatattgcaaaaaaatatcggaGAACAGACGCTaatgtcatacattgtacaatgccaaagtcaatttcaaagtcaatgtcaaacaaaattaagaatctattgttcgatGTCTaatttttttggtcagttttagAATTCCCAgaatatgtcatccatatgatcaaatcagcCTAATGTAAAACATTTGCACAAGCTTGGTTAAAGGTTTTAACAGCCCAGCAAGTCGGGAGGGGGGCAAGATTTAGGCCTAGGGAataaatgctgtgtttcctgtttccctacctactcTAGAAAAAATTGcagaccctagacttttttggatGGGCAGTCACATaacttccagttagaatttttattcaacctacttcctattgaagtaaaaaacactgcttgtcctattttcttcttcttcaggttGAGATGGCCAACATCGTCATATTGATGAATATGCTAATGAAGGATAAAAACTATCTATTATGCtcaacattcaagtttgacattgaaagacaagtgttgcatgcattttctcttttgttcaactgtattgtgatatgtatcactagaggtTTGGGCCAGCCTTAAAGaaatcacaagaaaaaaagatagcccctacctaccgaccctaatttttcaggactgaaacaggagacaacatttttttcctttgccTTATTAAACCTAAGTTAGGTTTTAACAGCCCGGCAAGTCGGGAGGGGGGCATGATAATGATTAAGAGCAAAATCAAGGCTGGCTGTGTCAAGACCACCCACCTCCTGTTCCCCGGTGACCTCTTGGTCGAGGTTTTTCTGTGAACAAAGTTAACAATGTGGAAACTTTAATCTGTTCAGTCAGGCTGAAATTGGTCAAGTTTAAGTCTTAGAGTATATCATCGGGACTAGTTAGTGATGCTTGCGCATTGCTGAAAGTTCAGAGAAAGATTGTATCATAGTTTTCCTAACATTTTAAGCGTTGAAACACCACCTGCAaagcaggttagtgcaggttgTGCACTGTTGTAACCTGCATCTAATATGTGCCAGCCACATGCAGCATTCAATAATTTGACAGCATATAAGGTGGCATCAGGACCacatttatacatttttttatggacTGTAAGAAATCAAAAAGAgtaagaatttgaaaaaattgtaaaatattagattatacaatgtatctatctGTGTAGTTGCACATTTGAGAATGGTTTGACTATAGAATGAGACTGTTGAATACTAAGCTTCAGAAGGAGTGATCTGTGTGCATTTGCTCACCTGTTCCTGTGTTTATAAGCACTTTGTCGAAGATGATCCTATCCTGTCCGCTGGGCCCGCTCCCAGTGTGCACCGCTGAGAACACCACTGGCACAGTATCCGGTTTTGGGGTCACCTCAGGTCGTCGTCGCTGCGGGAATATCCGCTTGATGTCCTCCTCGCTGAGGCCAGGTCCAGGCGGCCCCGGCGGGCCAGCGGGACCCTGCGGCCCAATCTGCCCGGGTAACCCGGTTGGGCCGATCCACCCCTGTTCGCCTTTGCTGCCGGGAATGCCCGGGCCGCCGATGGGACCGGGGCTGCCGGGAGCGCCGATCGGGCCTGGGGTTCCCGGCGACCCGGGTTGACCCGGGGGTCCTGGTGGCCCGGGGTAGCTGCTGTAGCCAGACTGCGAGCCAGGCTGGGTGTACCCGGGTGTGCCCGGGGGACCTGGGTCGCCGCGGGCTCCTTTGTCTCCTTTTGCGCCCGGGACGCCGGGAGCACCCAGCATACCGGGTGGGCCGGGGACTCCGGGTTGGCCAGGTGGCCCGGGTAGTCCCGGACCTGCAGCGCTGGGATTGAAGCGACCGGTTGTAACGGAGGTGCATTCCTTGCAGAGACCAGGTAATCCTGGGGGGCCGGGGGGTCCTTGTGGGCCAGGGGGGCCTGGTCGGGCGGGTCCGGCGGGTTGGTCAAAATACGGACTTCCGTACGGCTCTCGTGGGCCAGCTGGTAACGATGGCCCCGGAGGGCCAGGCGGGCCAGGAGGTCCTTGAGGGCCACTTGTGCCAGGCGGGCCAATCACTCCGGGTGCGCCGACAGGGCCAGGAAACCCCCTGGGGCCCCCTGCTGACCCCTTCTGCCCGGTTAACCCAGGTGGACCCGGCTGCCCGGGTGTACCCGGGACCCCAGGCGACCCGGGTTCTCCAGCTGGGCCTGGGTCACCCTTCTCCCCCACGATAGGCAGGCTCACCCCGCCCTCCGTACCGGTGCACCGGATCTTACAGGTGGGCTGCGGTCCCGTGCTCTGTGTGGGCGGAACTGCAGGCTTATCGTCGTCAAACAGGAACCCCAACGTTAACGGAAATGTCCAGAGCAAGAGAATGCACGTCTTCAAATCCATTGTACACTGAGAATGTCACCCTTGCAGCTTGACAATGTCTTGTTTCTGTGAAGCTTTTCTGTGAAGCTGAGCcacactgaaaatgtttgccatATACTGAGAATGTCACCCTTGCAGCTTGTGTTGTCTCTGTGAGGCTTTATCTCTCAGAGTGCAGGAAATTTCTCAAAGTCCTGTGGCAGGCAGACCGTAGAACCCTGAGGCAGAGAGATGGACATAGAATAATTACCATTCCTCACTGGTACAAGACGTTGACAACTTTAACATGCATAGCAGCACTAATCAACCATTCCTTGTTGGTACAATTGTGACAGCTTTCAAGACATGGGAGGGGTGATAAATGAGTTTGCGCCTCACCAAAAGGTAataagtaatctccaagcagatcctacggtagcacaagatagtatcaaaagctgccagaggagtgaagctggcctaggagtgtgtttggctaccacTGATGACTCCTTTTGGCCAGCTGTAGTCTCCTTAGCctgctttgatactatcttatgccactggtaaatctgccttgAGATTAATGATAAGGTACAAAACTTAAACTTCAGTGCATAATTATTAAGTAGAAAGCCTTTGATGAATGTCTACCAATTTTCAAATCTTTGTACCCCATtttgcaggtgacacccagtaatgttaggtgagTAAGACTGCAAACTGTGACCTTACATTTTGGGTCAGTTttgctctgctgaaagtcagatacccacttctttctagtTCAAATACAAAGGGAATCCTCattaaacattttgacaatgtcttcaaaGATTTGATGGCATGAGGAACTCGACTCACACAGCTCTGATCACAGATCATTGATCATGATGATTTGAAATCAGGTGGATATTGATTAACGACCTCATTACATGATTTTGCCACAAAATTTTAGTTCTATCTGCaccttatttctgggtgagaccaagaacttattgatcaccccttgtaaCAGCACCAAGCAACATGCCACATATACATATTTTGCACTGGACACTTTCTGCTGCAGAAAACATAAatttattgtacaacaattgtacaaggtaccaAGCATAGCATCTACTGAGactaatctacttaatacaagAGTGCATAATATatagtatgggatgaaaatggtcttttacaatcattggaggcatTTGTAGCATCtagacattctttgatatattttcctaagTATACCGTGCAGGGGTTGTCGCATACTTATAGCTCAAGAAAACTGTAACTGTTGTGCTaaacattgtataaaacattttatcGAAAGAAAAGAGTTGTTTCTTGAATACATACCATCCAAAATGTCAGTTGCAATGGGAGAACTGGTCTTCACCCAGTGACACTTATGTCGGGGCCATGTGGGGGATAATCAGATCCTTTCCTCTGTTTGAGGGTGGGTAAGGGGTTTGGAGAGCCCTGCTATGGATGTTTTATTCACATCATTCTAGTGAGTACCTCCTGTGTTTAGTATGTGTATTGAAGCCTAGTGCTGACTATGATGATTGAGAAAAATAGTCTGGTTAAATGTTGTGTttgtagacatacatgtacatttgtactaccaTATCATAACCATAGAACTCAATAAAAGCAATTTGATAAGTTTTTCAAAGAAACTGGATGTAtgtaagtcaagtaagtcaaggaTGTATGCAATTGAATACATGGTAAAATCAAGAAGGTTATTAtttattaacctccttggtaagaaACTGGCATCCAAAACTGAATTCGATAGGGAAAATTTTTTAATGCCTTGACTCCCTTGAAAAGGACCCTTGTGTTGTATAGTCCCAAATCAATTCAATATGCGACAAGATTGACCATTGCCTTCCTCTCTTAAACATTAATATTATGATTTGATTGTGACTACAGTGAACAACCCTcaaggaaaaacaaaattaacaaaactAGAGGTCTGTAGTTCCAAAAaccctgaagaaaaaaataagacatcatgttatgtcaatgaaggttagacaatgTCAGCTAATAAGATACGccgaaaagcagttactcaagcaactggatatgattttggaaacggtcagccATTCGGTGTTTTTACTTAAGACATCATGTTCCTTGGTAAACCCCAACACATCCCTAGCAAGTGCAGACCTGCTTTTCTTCCTGACAGCCGGCGTGTTTACTGACCAACTGTAATAAACACAAGATATGGCAACAATCCGAGGCATCTGTTACGTTAGACAACACAAACAACTCTGCAACTGTTACCGCAACGATTTTACCAGAAAAAATGTAAACTCTCTTTAGAAATATCACAACTTTTTCACAAGAAAACCTCCTTTTTTCAATTGAAAGTCTCTTAGAAATAGTTCTGCTGACAATCTTCAGTGACATTTAGAACTTTAAACTTCCTACGTTACACCAAAATTTGTTCCAGACAACCAGTGTAGTACAACCATCCTGTGGAGCTgcttaaatttttattttctgcatttgTGGGGAAGTCTAGGGGCCATAGGTGGGATTCCAAGGCAGACCCTATCTTTACTGTGAGTTTAAGACCATGGTGCACTCAATGTATCTAAATCAAATCAGGCATGCCTTTTTCTGTTAGACCTATTGAGCTATTTTAATTCACCATTAATCATATATATCGTTGTATAATACCTAAAGATAGCACAAAGAAATGATTCTTGTCAATATAATGGTTCAAAGACTACCACTACCATTTAGACTCTTATTTTAGGAAAGAAGACCTATTTTGCATTACTCTGTCGGTTGGAAACCAGATACTAGGAAACTTCTAATTGAAATTTGCTCTGTGGGTTAAAGTTTCAAGTTTTGTATCCTGACATTTTGATCTCTGGGTTAATATTCTTATTAAGATTCGGATGTTAGAATAGATAGATGAAGTACACATTGCAATATTTAAGTATAGCAAAGGTGACAACAAAGAAATATGTCATTAGAATTTTTTAAAGGAGATTTGTCATGCCATTCCTCACAAAAATGCTTCACACCACATACCAGTAAACAAATCAAGATAACTTTAGCGTTGTGCAGTTTCGGCTGCATGTCTGGCTTGCAAAAGCATGTTATGGCTTAAGGCCTTACCAATTGTATACATCGCTTATCAGCACTGTTGAAATAAAGATCATAATTTAGCTTTATTTCTCTTGTAATGTTGTATTGTTTCAAGTTTAAACTACAGCAGTTTTTCTCATCTAAATTAGAGAATTTATGTGACATGTAAACATGTCATTATCACCTAGTCTTTCAGGTGCTGGGATAAAATCTCTGCAGTTTCTATAAAACTACAATCAAGAAAAGTTTGGACTATCCTCCAGCAGCTATTCATTGCAAAAGGCATGTGGTTAAAATTTAAAAGTACTGCAGCTCACCATGGCTACAaagtttgcccccctcccactgtgACACCAAGTGTAGTGCCTCTGAATAAGGACCCCCTTGCCCTTAATTCACTGCGAAGTCAAAATCACGTCTGTGGAAATGTGAATTGGTTTAAAGTAACTGTTGCCAGGCCTTGCCATATGACCCGTCAAAGGCTAAAAGTACTGTCTTTACGTCTGCACACACATCTACGAATGTTCTAGATGTGGTGAGTTATGGGGACCTGTGTTGCATTATGCTTCTTTGTCTCTTATTGTCACCAGGTTTTTCTGGTTACAGTAGCAGGTTATCAGGTGTAGTGAGCATTGGGCTCAGAACCAATAAGTCCCTAGTTCAAtacttgtgcccttgggaaaggctccCACTCTGTCTCAGAGTGAAAACAGGTATCTGATTTGGggtggggaggtaaaaggcaggaGAAGGAGAGGGCTCTGTCTTGCCCTTCCAATAATGTACCCTAGACACACTGTCTATTCAGGAAGCTATGTATGCCACATGGCTGCCTCATCATATACTATTAGATGTTTCATGCCCGGCTGGGTGTCAGCCTTTTTAGCTTTACTCtgctctctctgtctctttcctACATGTAGTTACGTAAGCGGaacaaagctacatgtatacgaAGGCAGGCACCCAGGCTATGTTTCCTAGCTGCAAGAGacttgtattatattgtattatCATGGTTACATTCTGTGTTCTTTGTCTAAATA harbors:
- the LOC118406146 gene encoding collagen alpha-1(X) chain-like isoform X3, which produces MDLKTCILLLWTFPLTLGFLFDDDKPAVPPTQSTGPQPTCKIRCTGTEGGVSLPIVGEKGDPGPAGEPGSPGVPGTPGQPGPPGLTGQKGSAGGPRGFPGPVGAPGVIGPPGTSGPQGPPGPPGPPGPSLPAGPREPYGSPYFDQPAGPARPGPPGPQGPPGPPGLPGLCKECTSVTTGRFNPSAAGPGLPGPPGQPGVPGPPGMLGAPGVPGAKGDKGARGDPGPPGTPGYTQPGSQSGYSSYPGPPGPPGQPGSPGTPGPIGAPGSPGPIGGPGIPGSKGEQGWIGPTGLPGQIGPQGPAGPPGPPGPGLSEEDIKRIFPQRRRPEVTPKPDTVPVVFSAVHTGSGPSGQDRIIFDKVLINTGTGFDGHSFTSEKPGIYFFTFHVLCEHPENQYEPVQLVRNGVTIVSLQQGMNMSGHAMTSNSLYLQLNPRDRVWLRVKENVKIRPNATFSGMLIHTLQ
- the LOC118406146 gene encoding collagen alpha-1(X) chain-like isoform X1 → MDLKTCILLLWTFPLTLGFLFDDDKPAVPPTQSTGPQPTCKIRCTGTEGGVSLPIVGEKGDPGPAGEPGSPGVPGTPGQPGPPGLTGQKGSAGGPRGFPGPVGAPGVIGPPGTSGPQGPPGPPGPPGPSLPAGPREPYGSPYFDQPAGPARPGPPGPQGPPGPPGLPGLCKECTSVTTGRFNPSAAGPGLPGPPGQPGVPGPPGMLGAPGVPGAKGDKGARGDPGPPGTPGYTQPGSQSGYSSYPGPPGPPGQPGSPGTPGPIGAPGSPGPIGGPGIPGSKGEQGWIGPTGLPGQIGPQGPAGPPGPPGPGLSEEDIKRIFPQRRRPEVTPKPDTVPVVFSAVHTGSGPSGQDRIIFDKVLINTGTEKPRPRGHRGTGGFDGHSFTSEKPGIYFFTFHVLCEHPENQYEPVQLVRNGVTIVSLQQGMNMSGHAMTSNSLYLQLNPRDRVWLRVKENVKIRPNATFSGMLIHTLQ
- the LOC118406146 gene encoding collagen alpha-1(X) chain-like isoform X2, with product MDLKTCILLLWTFPLTLGFLFDDDKPAVPPTQSTGPQPTCKIRCTGTEGGVSLPIVGEKGDPGPAGEPGSPGVPGTPGQPGPPGLTGQKGSAGGPRGFPGPVGAPGVIGPPGTSGPQGPPGPPGPPGPSLPAGPREPYGSPYFDQPAGPARPGPPGPQGPPGPPGLPGLCKECTSVTTGRFNPSAAGPGLPGPPGQPGVPGPPGMLGAPGVPGAKGDKGARGDPGPPGTPGYTQPGSQSGYSSYPGPPGPPGQPGSPGTPGPIGAPGSPGPIGGPGIPGSKGEQGWIGPTGLPGQIGPQGPAGPPGPPGPGLSEEDIKRIFPQRRRPEVTPKPDTVPVVFSAVHTGSGPSGQDRIIFDKVLINTGTEKPRPRGHRGTGGFDGHSFTSEKPGIYFFTFHVLCEHPENQYEPVQLVRNGVTIVSLQGMNMSGHAMTSNSLYLQLNPRDRVWLRVKENVKIRPNATFSGMLIHTLQ